Proteins encoded by one window of Winogradskyella sp. PG-2:
- the aroQ gene encoding type II 3-dehydroquinate dehydratase — protein sequence MKKLIIINGPNLNLLGKREPEIYGSQTFEDYLKTLKSKFNTVSLDYFQSNVEGELINKIQDVGFSYDGIILNAGAYTHTSIGIGDAIKAISTPVVEVHISNTFSREEFRHQSYISPNARGVILGFGLQSYDLTIESFMNS from the coding sequence ATGAAGAAATTAATTATCATAAATGGTCCAAATCTTAATTTATTAGGAAAGCGTGAGCCAGAAATTTATGGAAGCCAAACCTTTGAAGATTATTTAAAAACACTTAAATCTAAATTTAATACTGTTAGTTTAGATTATTTTCAGTCTAATGTAGAGGGAGAGCTTATCAATAAAATACAAGATGTTGGTTTCTCTTATGATGGTATTATTTTAAATGCTGGAGCTTACACACATACCTCTATTGGTATTGGTGATGCTATAAAGGCAATATCAACTCCAGTAGTAGAAGTGCATATTTCTAATACGTTTAGCAGAGAAGAGTTTAGACATCAATCTTACATATCTCCGAATGCTAGAGGCGTTATACTAGGTTTTGGTTTGCAGAGTTATGATTTAACGATTGAAAGTTTTATGAACTCATAA
- a CDS encoding cysteine desulfurase family protein codes for MKAVYLDNAATTALRPEVVDRMTKVLNENFGNASSTHSFGRSSKALLEQCRKNIASYFNVTSSEIVFTSGGTEADNLALRSVIRDLGVTEIITSKIEHHAVLHTAEQLQKEYNIVVKYVDLDPCGLINYSHLEQLLASSNKAIVSLMHINNEVGNILDIKQVAELCKANNALFHSDMVQSVGHYKIDLQDITVDFMAASAHKFHGPKGVGFCFVRKESGLKPLIFGGEQERGYRAGTESTHNIVGMDEALKIAYARLDEEKKYVSDLKTYFIQQLKTNLLDVHFNGGCEDVINSTYTLINVCLPIAPEKAPMLQFQLDLKGIACSKGSACQSGSSQQSHVLTELLNAENLKRPSVRFSFSVFNTQEELDYVIWVLKEFVNS; via the coding sequence ATGAAGGCAGTATATTTAGACAATGCAGCTACAACTGCATTACGACCAGAAGTTGTTGATCGTATGACTAAGGTTCTTAATGAGAATTTTGGAAACGCCTCATCTACACATAGCTTTGGAAGATCATCAAAGGCGCTTTTGGAGCAATGCCGTAAAAACATTGCGAGTTATTTTAATGTTACATCTTCTGAGATTGTGTTTACCTCTGGAGGGACAGAAGCTGATAATTTAGCACTGAGAAGTGTGATAAGAGATTTAGGTGTTACAGAAATTATTACTTCTAAAATTGAACACCATGCTGTTTTACATACTGCTGAACAATTGCAAAAAGAATATAATATTGTTGTAAAATATGTCGATTTAGATCCTTGTGGTTTAATAAACTACTCACATTTAGAACAGTTATTAGCCTCTAGCAATAAAGCAATAGTAAGTTTAATGCATATTAATAATGAAGTAGGTAATATTTTAGACATTAAACAAGTAGCAGAGCTATGCAAAGCTAATAATGCACTATTTCATAGTGATATGGTACAATCTGTAGGACATTATAAAATAGATTTACAAGATATTACTGTTGATTTTATGGCAGCAAGTGCTCATAAGTTTCATGGGCCTAAAGGTGTAGGATTTTGTTTTGTCAGGAAAGAATCTGGTTTAAAACCTTTGATTTTTGGTGGTGAGCAGGAGAGAGGTTATAGAGCAGGTACAGAGTCTACGCATAATATTGTAGGCATGGATGAAGCTTTAAAAATTGCTTATGCTCGTCTTGATGAAGAAAAAAAATATGTTTCAGATTTAAAAACGTATTTCATTCAACAACTCAAAACAAATTTATTAGATGTTCATTTTAATGGAGGTTGTGAGGATGTTATTAATAGTACTTATACATTAATAAACGTGTGTTTACCTATTGCTCCAGAAAAAGCACCTATGCTACAATTTCAATTAGATTTAAAAGGTATAGCCTGTTCTAAAGGAAGCGCTTGTCAGAGCGGAAGCTCACAGCAATCTCATGTGTTAACTGAATTACTTAATGCTGAAAATTTAAAGCGACCATCTGTGCGTTTTTCGTTTAGTGTTTTTAATACTCAAGAGGAGTTAGATTATGTAATCTGGGTATTAAAAGAGTTTGTTAATTCTTAA
- a CDS encoding tyrosine recombinase, whose amino-acid sequence MDWESALKDYLLYLKLERGLAENSIENYRYDIKKIITYLTEFKIDASPVKINNETLKQFIYHISKAVNPRSQARIISGLRNFFDYLVFENYRKDNPTDLIETPKIGRKLPETLSLGDIDCLISNIDLSYQFNGVNLGERNRAIIETLYSCGLRVSELIELKISDLFFDEGFIKVLGKGNKERFVPISTSTQGYINIWKSIRQQILVDIGSKDVLFLNYKGKKLTRAMVFTIIKRLVEKSGLKKNVSPHTFRHSFATHLLENGADLRAIQMMLGHESITTTEIYMHVDRSHLTDILNKYHPRK is encoded by the coding sequence ATGGATTGGGAGAGCGCTTTAAAGGATTATTTATTGTACCTAAAACTTGAACGTGGTTTAGCAGAAAACTCAATAGAAAACTACAGGTACGATATTAAAAAGATAATTACTTACTTGACTGAATTTAAGATAGATGCATCTCCAGTTAAGATAAACAACGAGACTCTTAAGCAATTTATATATCACATTTCAAAGGCTGTTAATCCGAGATCTCAAGCACGAATCATTTCAGGACTTCGTAACTTTTTTGACTATTTAGTTTTTGAGAATTACAGGAAAGATAACCCAACTGATCTCATTGAAACTCCGAAAATAGGAAGGAAACTTCCTGAGACATTATCCCTTGGTGATATAGATTGTCTTATTTCTAACATTGATTTGAGTTACCAATTTAATGGAGTAAATCTTGGAGAACGAAATAGAGCGATTATAGAGACCCTTTATAGTTGTGGTTTAAGAGTAAGTGAGTTAATTGAACTCAAAATTTCAGATTTGTTTTTTGATGAAGGCTTTATAAAAGTCCTAGGTAAAGGTAATAAAGAACGATTTGTTCCTATTAGTACAAGCACACAAGGTTATATTAATATTTGGAAATCTATAAGGCAACAAATTTTGGTTGATATAGGTTCAAAAGATGTTCTTTTCCTCAACTATAAAGGCAAAAAACTAACACGTGCAATGGTGTTTACTATCATTAAAAGACTAGTTGAAAAATCGGGACTAAAGAAAAATGTATCCCCTCATACGTTTAGACATTCCTTTGCTACGCATCTTTTAGAAAATGGTGCTGACCTTAGAGCAATTCAAATGATGCTTGGTCATGAAAGTATAACAACTACTGAAATCTACATGCATGTGGATCGTTCACATTTGACCGATATTTTAAATAAATATCACCCAAGAAAATAA
- a CDS encoding carboxypeptidase-like regulatory domain-containing protein, giving the protein MKRLHFIVLLGLFFSLLSFSQSAIIRGVILDENNNPINDVNIKASTGEGTATNENGFYELKIPFGKDITIVFTHLNHKRVEAKFNLKNGQELEFNPVMKIEIEQIATVVINTNTRQSVDGVTSISPQMVRTIKGAQPGVENILKTLPGVNISNELSTQYSVRGGNFDENLVYVNEIEIYRPFLIRSGNQEGLSFVNTDLVQNVDFSAGGFQAKFGDKLSSVLDITYRNPVAFGVRTDLSLLGGSVAAEAVSNDGKFSGIAGVRYRDNSLILNNLETEGNVEPVFADAQTYLTYRFSSKFHLNFLGNISLNKYNFEPENRQTNFGTLQEPVALLVFYDGQEKDQYQTYFGAFKANYFASDELTLKVIASAYHTTEQEYFDIFAQYRLGEVNTNIGDENLGEVEFSEGIGSQLTHARNDLDAFIVNAEHRGDYKIDDESTVEWSIKYTHEDIRDRLLEWEVIDSAGFSIRPPNFSSPNLQPYEPFSGPLAAFENVRALNKVQIDRLQAFAQYSKNTTWGNNDVFYNVGVRAHSWTVNGDGIESNSQTVFSPRAQLAIKPDWDKDMLFRVAGGLYYQPPFYRELRDSSGVVQPKVKAQKSFHVVLGNEYSFEIWDRPFKLVTEAYYKGLSNVNPYTLENVRIRYRAKNNAEAYAYGLDMRLNGEFVPGTESWFSFGYLKTEENIENRGYIARPTDQRLKFGALFQDYVPNMPDLKMYLNLVYNTGVPGGSPSYADPYDFQIRLRDYRRADLGVSLELVNPDKTYNSKWKKAFKELSVGFEIYNMFNNQNSITNTWVRDVYSKRQFAIPNFLTPRVFNVRLSARF; this is encoded by the coding sequence TTGAAACGCTTACATTTTATAGTTCTACTAGGCTTATTCTTTAGCTTATTATCCTTTTCACAATCTGCAATTATCAGAGGTGTTATCTTAGATGAAAACAACAACCCTATTAATGATGTTAATATTAAGGCTAGCACAGGTGAAGGTACAGCTACAAATGAAAACGGATTTTATGAACTTAAAATTCCATTTGGTAAAGACATCACTATTGTATTTACTCATTTAAATCATAAACGAGTTGAGGCTAAATTCAATCTAAAAAACGGACAAGAGCTGGAGTTTAATCCTGTTATGAAAATTGAAATTGAGCAAATTGCAACTGTAGTTATTAATACTAATACAAGACAGTCCGTTGATGGAGTTACTTCCATTTCTCCTCAGATGGTGAGAACAATTAAAGGTGCTCAACCTGGTGTTGAGAATATTTTAAAAACACTACCAGGAGTTAATATCTCAAATGAACTAAGTACACAATACTCAGTAAGAGGTGGGAATTTTGATGAAAACTTAGTATATGTTAACGAAATAGAAATCTATCGCCCTTTTCTAATTCGCTCTGGTAATCAGGAAGGATTAAGTTTTGTGAATACGGATTTAGTTCAGAATGTTGATTTTTCAGCTGGTGGTTTTCAAGCAAAATTTGGTGATAAATTATCTTCTGTATTAGATATCACATATAGAAACCCAGTTGCTTTTGGAGTAAGAACCGACTTAAGCTTATTAGGAGGTAGTGTCGCTGCAGAAGCCGTATCTAATGATGGTAAGTTTTCGGGAATAGCTGGTGTTCGTTACAGAGATAATAGTTTAATATTAAATAATCTTGAGACTGAAGGCAATGTAGAACCTGTATTTGCAGATGCTCAAACCTATCTAACCTATCGTTTTTCGAGTAAATTTCATCTAAATTTTTTAGGTAATATTTCATTAAATAAATACAATTTTGAGCCAGAAAATAGACAAACTAACTTTGGTACTTTGCAAGAACCTGTAGCACTTCTAGTATTTTATGATGGGCAAGAAAAAGATCAATACCAGACTTATTTCGGAGCATTTAAAGCCAATTATTTTGCAAGCGATGAATTAACTTTAAAAGTAATTGCTTCAGCATATCATACTACTGAACAAGAGTATTTTGACATATTTGCACAATATCGTTTGGGAGAAGTTAATACAAATATTGGTGACGAAAATTTAGGGGAAGTTGAGTTTAGTGAAGGTATTGGTTCTCAATTAACACATGCCAGAAATGATTTAGACGCTTTTATAGTTAATGCAGAACATAGAGGTGATTATAAAATTGACGATGAAAGTACTGTAGAATGGTCTATAAAATATACACATGAGGATATTAGAGACCGACTTTTAGAATGGGAAGTTATTGATTCGGCTGGTTTTTCTATTCGTCCGCCAAACTTTAGCTCACCAAACTTACAGCCTTACGAACCTTTTTCTGGTCCACTTGCAGCTTTCGAAAATGTAAGAGCTTTAAATAAAGTTCAAATTGACCGCCTACAAGCTTTTGCTCAATATAGCAAGAATACAACTTGGGGAAATAACGATGTCTTTTATAATGTAGGAGTTAGAGCACATAGTTGGACCGTTAATGGTGATGGAATTGAAAGTAACTCTCAGACCGTTTTTAGTCCTAGAGCCCAATTAGCTATAAAACCAGATTGGGATAAAGATATGCTTTTTAGAGTAGCAGGTGGTTTGTATTACCAACCCCCTTTCTACAGAGAATTAAGAGATTCTTCTGGTGTTGTTCAACCAAAAGTAAAAGCGCAAAAATCATTTCATGTGGTTTTAGGAAACGAGTATAGCTTCGAAATTTGGGATAGACCATTTAAACTAGTGACTGAAGCATATTACAAGGGTTTGAGTAATGTAAATCCATATACCTTAGAGAATGTAAGGATTAGATATAGAGCAAAAAATAATGCTGAAGCATATGCCTATGGTTTAGATATGCGACTTAATGGTGAGTTTGTACCTGGTACTGAATCCTGGTTTAGTTTTGGTTATCTAAAGACCGAAGAAAATATTGAAAACCGTGGTTATATTGCAAGACCTACGGATCAACGCTTAAAATTTGGAGCTTTGTTTCAGGATTATGTACCAAATATGCCAGACTTAAAGATGTATTTAAATTTAGTTTATAATACTGGTGTACCAGGTGGTTCACCAAGCTATGCTGATCCTTATGACTTTCAGATACGTTTACGTGATTATAGACGTGCTGATTTAGGAGTATCTTTAGAATTAGTAAATCCAGATAAGACATATAATTCTAAATGGAAAAAAGCATTTAAAGAACTCTCAGTAGGCTTTGAAATCTACAATATGTTCAACAATCAAAACTCTATTACTAATACTTGGGTAAGAGATGTTTATTCTAAACGTCAATTTGCTATTCCTAACTTCTTAACTCCTCGAGTTTTTAATGTGAGGTTATCGGCTCGCTTTTAG
- the rny gene encoding ribonuclease Y yields the protein MDTNTILYIVGGVVLGLILGYIIAKSLAKGNASKLISNAESESKSILKQANVDADALKKDKILQAKEKFIELKAEHEKVILSRDKKMAEAEKRIRDKESQISNELSKSKKSNQSLESKIKDYDFRLEFLEKKKGEVEKAHKNQIKQLEVISSLSAEEAKEQLVESLKEEAKTDAMGFIQDKLEEAKLTAQQEAKKIIINTIQRIGTEEAVDNCVSVFNIESDDVKGRIIGREGRNIRAIEAATGVEIIVDDTPEAIILSCFDSVRREIARLSLHKLVTDGRIHPARIEEVVRKTQKQIEQEIIEVGKRTVIDLGIHGLHPELIKMVGRMKYRSSYGQNLLQHSREVAKLCGVMAAELGLNPKLAKRAGLLHDIGKVPSSETDVETPHAILGMQWAEKHGEKPEVCNAIGAHHDEIEMTTLLSPIIQVCDAISGARPGARRQVLDSYIQRLKDLEDVAFGFTGVKKAYAIQAGRELRVIVESEKVSDDKAASLSFEISQKIQTDMTYPGQVKVTVIRETRAVNIAK from the coding sequence ATGGACACTAACACAATTTTATATATTGTTGGAGGAGTAGTATTAGGATTAATACTAGGATATATTATAGCAAAATCCTTAGCGAAAGGAAATGCATCAAAGTTAATATCTAATGCTGAAAGCGAATCTAAATCGATTTTAAAGCAGGCTAATGTCGATGCAGATGCCCTTAAAAAAGATAAAATTCTTCAGGCAAAAGAAAAGTTTATTGAGCTTAAGGCTGAGCATGAAAAAGTGATCTTGTCGAGAGATAAGAAAATGGCTGAAGCAGAAAAGCGAATTAGAGATAAAGAATCACAAATCTCTAATGAATTATCTAAATCCAAAAAATCTAACCAATCATTAGAGAGTAAAATTAAGGATTATGATTTTAGACTTGAGTTCTTAGAGAAGAAGAAAGGTGAAGTAGAGAAAGCTCATAAAAACCAAATCAAACAATTAGAAGTAATTTCTTCTTTATCTGCTGAAGAAGCGAAAGAGCAATTAGTTGAATCCCTTAAGGAAGAAGCTAAGACAGATGCAATGGGTTTTATTCAGGATAAATTAGAAGAAGCAAAACTAACAGCACAACAAGAAGCTAAAAAGATTATTATTAATACCATTCAACGAATAGGTACCGAGGAAGCAGTCGATAATTGTGTATCTGTATTTAATATAGAATCTGATGATGTTAAAGGAAGAATTATTGGTAGAGAAGGTAGAAATATTAGAGCAATAGAAGCTGCCACTGGAGTGGAAATTATTGTAGATGATACACCTGAGGCTATTATCTTATCTTGTTTTGATTCTGTAAGACGAGAAATAGCACGCTTATCATTACACAAATTAGTGACTGATGGTAGAATTCATCCAGCAAGAATTGAAGAGGTCGTTAGAAAGACTCAAAAACAGATTGAACAAGAAATTATTGAGGTAGGTAAACGTACTGTTATTGATTTAGGGATTCATGGATTGCATCCTGAATTAATTAAGATGGTTGGTCGAATGAAATACCGTTCTTCTTATGGACAAAATTTATTGCAACACTCAAGAGAGGTGGCTAAACTTTGTGGAGTCATGGCTGCCGAATTAGGACTTAATCCTAAGTTAGCAAAACGTGCAGGTTTACTTCATGATATTGGTAAAGTTCCATCTTCAGAAACTGATGTTGAAACTCCACATGCAATATTGGGAATGCAATGGGCTGAGAAGCATGGTGAAAAACCAGAAGTATGTAATGCTATAGGCGCTCACCATGATGAAATTGAAATGACAACATTACTTTCGCCTATAATACAGGTTTGTGATGCTATTTCTGGCGCAAGACCAGGTGCAAGAAGACAAGTATTAGATTCTTATATACAGCGTCTTAAAGATTTGGAAGATGTTGCATTTGGGTTTACTGGTGTTAAGAAAGCTTACGCAATACAAGCAGGTAGAGAATTACGTGTTATTGTTGAAAGTGAAAAGGTATCTGATGATAAAGCCGCAAGTTTATCATTTGAAATTTCTCAAAAAATTCAAACGGATATGACTTATCCTGGACAAGTAAAGGTGACTGTAATTAGAGAGACACGTGCAGTAAATATTGCCAAGTAA
- a CDS encoding cell division protein ZapA — MSDQLKIKLSIANRVYPLTINPIQEEGLRKATKKIEAMIGQFEQNYSVRDKQDVLAMCALQFAAQVEQKSIDKEYVNEEVQEKLEALNELLKGHV; from the coding sequence ATGTCAGATCAATTAAAAATTAAACTTTCAATCGCTAATAGAGTATATCCTTTAACGATTAATCCGATTCAAGAAGAAGGTTTAAGAAAGGCTACAAAGAAAATTGAAGCCATGATAGGACAATTTGAACAGAATTATTCTGTTAGAGATAAGCAAGATGTTTTAGCAATGTGTGCTTTACAGTTTGCTGCTCAAGTAGAGCAAAAGTCAATAGATAAAGAGTATGTTAATGAAGAAGTTCAGGAGAAGTTAGAAGCTTTAAACGAACTTTTGAAAGGGCATGTATAA
- a CDS encoding M23 family metallopeptidase, whose amino-acid sequence MKKKLLLLLITCSAYGQTEYPQDYFRNPLDIQIVLAGTFAELRSSHFHGGIDIKTQQKQGLKVYASAGGYISRIKISHFGYGKAIYITHPNGYTTVYGHLQKFSKRLEKYIKECQYDKESFEVEVFPSTEEIIIAPNEVIAFSGNTGGSGGPHLHFEIRDNQERPLNPMLFGFDVKDTKAPYVSAIYAYPKDENAIINGKNERVPLRLIPKKSGDYEVEKITAFGNIGFGITSYDKQDLAPNNNGVSNIQTFFNGNKSLEIDFKRFSFDETKHIKRLIDYEYFKTNRSRIQKLFIQKNNPLSLYKDAYDNGYISVEDSTSSVYKVRIRDYKQNETWISVPVKGKLEIIEKVNNDTLLSKSLVYSNKATTLESNNIKVSFYKNTLYDDRFIDFKVNCDTLFLHEDNIPLQKNFYINYDLSNYKTEHLDKIFIARLYGYYKKPSYVRTKRKGKILSAGSKIFGTYTLAMDTVAPSIRPTNFQDKKWLSKYRYLKVKIKDGLSGISKYRATVNGKWILMEYDYKTDTLIHDFKDNIVTDTKNELKIIVTDNVGNSSTFEAIFFRK is encoded by the coding sequence ATGAAAAAAAAATTGCTCCTCCTTTTAATTACCTGTTCTGCTTATGGTCAAACAGAATACCCTCAAGATTATTTTAGAAACCCTTTAGATATTCAGATTGTTCTTGCTGGTACTTTTGCTGAGTTAAGATCATCGCATTTTCATGGTGGTATAGATATTAAAACACAACAAAAACAAGGACTTAAAGTTTATGCTTCTGCCGGAGGTTATATAAGTAGAATTAAAATTTCGCATTTTGGTTATGGTAAAGCAATATATATAACTCATCCCAATGGGTACACTACGGTCTACGGTCACCTTCAAAAATTTTCTAAACGCTTAGAAAAGTATATTAAAGAATGCCAGTATGATAAGGAAAGTTTTGAGGTAGAGGTGTTTCCTAGTACTGAAGAAATTATTATTGCTCCTAACGAAGTGATAGCTTTCTCTGGTAATACAGGAGGTTCTGGTGGACCTCATCTACATTTCGAAATTAGGGATAACCAAGAACGACCATTGAATCCTATGCTTTTTGGCTTTGATGTAAAAGATACTAAAGCGCCTTATGTTTCGGCTATTTATGCATATCCAAAAGATGAAAACGCTATAATAAATGGCAAGAATGAACGCGTTCCTTTAAGGTTGATTCCTAAGAAGAGTGGAGATTACGAGGTTGAAAAAATTACTGCTTTTGGTAATATTGGTTTTGGTATAACGAGTTATGACAAACAAGATTTAGCACCAAACAACAATGGTGTAAGTAATATCCAAACTTTTTTTAATGGTAATAAAAGTCTAGAAATAGACTTTAAGCGCTTCAGTTTTGACGAAACTAAGCATATTAAGAGATTAATAGATTATGAATACTTTAAAACTAATCGTTCTCGTATCCAAAAGTTGTTCATACAAAAAAATAACCCTTTGAGTCTTTATAAAGATGCTTATGACAATGGTTATATAAGTGTTGAAGATAGTACATCATCTGTCTATAAAGTAAGAATAAGAGATTATAAGCAAAATGAAACTTGGATTTCAGTTCCTGTAAAAGGAAAATTAGAAATTATTGAAAAAGTAAATAATGATACTTTATTGTCTAAATCTCTTGTATATAGTAACAAGGCAACAACGTTAGAGTCTAATAATATAAAAGTTAGCTTTTATAAAAATACATTATATGACGATCGTTTCATAGATTTTAAAGTTAACTGTGATACGCTCTTCTTGCATGAAGACAATATTCCACTACAAAAAAACTTTTATATTAATTACGACTTAAGTAATTACAAAACAGAACATTTAGATAAGATTTTTATTGCTAGATTATATGGCTACTACAAGAAACCAAGCTATGTACGAACTAAACGCAAAGGCAAAATTTTAAGTGCTGGCAGCAAAATTTTTGGCACTTATACTTTGGCTATGGATACTGTTGCACCTTCTATAAGACCCACTAATTTTCAAGATAAAAAATGGTTAAGTAAATACCGTTACCTTAAAGTAAAAATAAAAGATGGACTATCTGGCATTAGTAAATATAGAGCAACAGTTAACGGAAAGTGGATTTTAATGGAATATGATTATAAAACTGATACACTTATACACGATTTTAAAGATAATATCGTTACTGATACAAAGAACGAATTAAAAATAATTGTTACAGATAATGTTGGAAATAGTTCTACATTTGAAGCAATCTTTTTTAGAAAATAA
- a CDS encoding outer membrane beta-barrel protein, protein MKKLFLAAFAVFAFASVNAQEFNAGANLGLPIGDAGDGWTFNVTLDVNYLWEVSEKFHAGVASGLSYNFGDSFDTGFGTIDVDDAVFLPIAAAGRFAASEKFTLGLDLGYGLGISPSELESGFYTAPRVQYAVSEALDVVLAYRGVSLDGGSFDTITLGVEFGL, encoded by the coding sequence ATGAAAAAATTATTTTTAGCTGCATTCGCAGTTTTTGCATTTGCAAGTGTAAACGCTCAGGAATTTAATGCTGGTGCTAATCTAGGGCTACCTATTGGTGATGCTGGTGACGGTTGGACTTTTAATGTCACTCTTGATGTAAATTATTTATGGGAAGTTTCTGAAAAATTTCATGCAGGTGTTGCTTCTGGATTATCTTATAATTTTGGTGATTCTTTTGATACTGGTTTCGGTACAATTGATGTAGACGATGCCGTTTTTTTACCGATTGCTGCAGCTGGACGTTTTGCAGCTTCTGAAAAGTTTACGTTAGGTCTAGACTTAGGATACGGACTTGGTATTTCTCCAAGTGAATTAGAAAGTGGATTCTATACTGCTCCTAGAGTACAATATGCAGTTAGTGAAGCTTTAGATGTAGTTTTAGCTTATAGAGGGGTAAGTCTTGATGGTGGATCTTTTGATACTATAACTTTAGGTGTTGAATTTGGATTATAA
- a CDS encoding T9SS type A sorting domain-containing protein, whose protein sequence is MKISLTACLMLCFSFSFSQLSVRNNAYVYVKDQVLFVNDDINLEETTAKIYLRDESQLLQGTGTTGNSGLGELSVYQDGTVNQWSYNYWCSPVGGILTNTFGNNDFRTNQIDDPLLSTASLIDSNNSTFTTGYNGTASPLQISSRWLWTYVSSSAYADWIFAGDVGDIDPGLGFTMKGTGIGTTGSTDYDFRGKPNNGTMSNTVADGDFTLIGNPYPSAIDSAAFIHDTQNAAAITGTLFFWEQDGTVASHTLQDYVGGYSEYTINAAGTVITTTPAIFFTYDEQDNVLPLPPPGANGTKLSRRFIPIGQGFMVEGRSGTSGIVRAKNEFRVYEKEGADSFFFRNNTNLNYQNNGLTIVPDDFRRFRINIDFTVDSSKYTRQVVLNFHDSATDGFDYGLELSRSDNVSSDAYFAIEDIKYSGQAYPFEEALVIPLVIDIEQQQPLRFRIFDIQNFEESQGIYIHDIENETYVNLRNQDYDLNIEPGNYTDRFEIVFTPQDPLNIKGFEVNDLVINQNNGIHQLSVINPNGLDITSIEVYDIAAKRLLHGTYDSVLDRYVLSTTDLSDGVYVVNVRSNTNAVKSQKIIVKN, encoded by the coding sequence ATGAAAATTTCCCTCACTGCATGTCTAATGCTATGCTTTAGTTTTTCTTTTTCGCAACTTAGCGTAAGAAATAATGCTTATGTATATGTAAAAGATCAAGTTCTCTTTGTTAATGATGATATTAATTTAGAAGAAACCACAGCAAAAATATATTTAAGAGACGAATCTCAACTTTTGCAAGGCACAGGAACTACAGGCAATTCTGGTCTGGGTGAGTTAAGTGTATACCAAGATGGAACTGTAAATCAATGGTCTTATAATTATTGGTGCTCACCAGTAGGAGGAATATTGACAAATACTTTTGGGAATAACGACTTTAGAACAAATCAGATAGATGACCCTTTATTAAGTACCGCAAGTCTTATTGACAGTAATAATAGTACGTTTACAACAGGTTATAACGGAACTGCAAGTCCTCTACAAATATCATCTCGTTGGTTATGGACTTATGTATCTTCAAGCGCATATGCAGATTGGATTTTTGCTGGTGATGTTGGTGACATTGACCCAGGATTAGGTTTTACAATGAAAGGTACAGGCATTGGAACGACAGGTAGCACTGATTATGATTTTAGAGGTAAACCAAATAACGGAACAATGTCTAACACTGTTGCAGATGGTGATTTTACTTTGATAGGTAACCCTTATCCAAGCGCAATAGATTCTGCTGCTTTTATTCATGATACACAAAATGCAGCGGCAATTACTGGTACACTTTTCTTTTGGGAACAAGATGGTACTGTTGCATCTCATACCTTACAAGATTATGTTGGTGGATATTCTGAATATACTATTAATGCAGCCGGTACTGTTATCACTACTACTCCTGCAATATTTTTTACTTATGATGAACAAGACAACGTTCTTCCATTACCACCACCTGGAGCAAATGGAACCAAACTTTCTAGAAGATTTATCCCAATAGGGCAAGGTTTTATGGTAGAAGGTCGTTCAGGCACTTCAGGAATTGTTCGTGCAAAAAATGAATTTCGTGTATACGAAAAGGAAGGTGCCGATAGTTTTTTCTTTAGAAATAATACAAATTTAAATTATCAAAATAATGGATTAACTATTGTTCCTGATGATTTTAGAAGATTTAGAATTAATATAGATTTTACAGTTGATAGTAGCAAATATACACGACAAGTTGTTTTAAATTTTCACGATTCTGCAACAGATGGTTTTGATTATGGTTTAGAGCTAAGTCGTTCTGATAACGTAAGTTCAGATGCCTATTTTGCTATAGAAGATATAAAGTATTCAGGTCAAGCTTATCCCTTTGAAGAAGCACTAGTAATTCCTTTAGTTATTGATATAGAACAACAACAGCCGCTACGTTTTAGAATTTTTGATATTCAAAATTTTGAAGAATCTCAAGGTATCTATATCCATGATATTGAAAATGAAACTTATGTAAACTTGAGAAATCAAGATTACGATCTTAATATAGAACCTGGGAACTACACTGATCGTTTTGAAATTGTCTTTACACCACAAGACCCATTAAATATTAAAGGGTTTGAAGTTAATGACTTAGTGATAAATCAAAATAATGGTATTCACCAACTTTCGGTCATTAATCCTAATGGTTTAGATATCACATCCATTGAAGTATATGATATTGCGGCAAAACGCTTATTGCATGGCACTTATGATTCAGTACTAGATCGTTACGTGCTTTCTACAACAGATTTAAGTGATGGTGTTTATGTTGTAAATGTAAGGTCTAACACTAACGCAGTTAAGTCGCAGAAGATTATTGTTAAGAATTAA